In Streptomyces sp. SN-593, a single genomic region encodes these proteins:
- a CDS encoding S41 family peptidase: protein MSGPSLFGTPRRWRRGATLTLVCGAMLATGAAASSLTGVDTAARRSGQTVATGQVGAVRTAGAPSPDPAAGDGTGTGTSAPGDATADGRDGDGPPPGPGGDGPADTGRTGRTAAPDAPGPDAAQQLVSRSGDRWSSSYTAQEYAGFQQALAGRYVGTGVSVRRVDGGRIQIAEVQAGSPADRAGLRSGDVLAAIGDTRCTGMPVTEVVAALRGDNVPGSPVTLDVERGARDWTVAVHRATLATEAVTVTRQPDGPTVVKVDAFTKGVGAQVAAAVRDSDHGVLLDLRGNSGGLVSEAVATASAFLDGGLVATYDVHGRQQALYAADGGDTSVPLVVLVDGGTMSAAEMLSGALQDRGRAVVIGSRTFGKGSVQMPTTLPDGSVAELTVGHYRLPDGRTVDGTGIAPDVVVSGGQDPVAASREVFAGLGAPG from the coding sequence ATGTCCGGCCCGTCGCTGTTCGGGACGCCCCGCCGCTGGCGCCGCGGGGCCACCTTGACATTGGTGTGCGGTGCGATGCTCGCCACCGGCGCGGCGGCGAGCAGCCTCACCGGGGTGGACACGGCGGCCCGCAGGAGCGGCCAGACGGTCGCCACCGGCCAGGTCGGCGCCGTGCGGACCGCCGGCGCGCCGTCCCCGGACCCGGCCGCGGGCGACGGCACCGGGACCGGCACCTCGGCCCCGGGCGACGCCACCGCCGACGGCCGCGACGGCGACGGCCCCCCGCCCGGCCCCGGCGGGGACGGCCCGGCCGACACCGGCCGCACCGGCCGGACGGCCGCTCCCGACGCCCCCGGCCCGGACGCCGCGCAGCAGCTCGTCAGCCGCAGTGGCGACCGCTGGTCGTCGTCCTACACCGCCCAGGAGTACGCCGGGTTCCAGCAGGCGCTCGCCGGCAGGTACGTCGGCACCGGTGTCTCGGTGCGCCGCGTCGACGGGGGCCGCATCCAGATCGCCGAGGTGCAGGCCGGCAGCCCCGCCGACCGGGCCGGGCTGCGCAGCGGCGACGTGCTGGCCGCGATCGGCGACACCCGGTGCACCGGCATGCCCGTCACCGAGGTCGTCGCGGCCCTGCGCGGCGACAACGTCCCCGGCAGCCCGGTCACGCTCGACGTGGAGCGCGGCGCGCGCGACTGGACGGTGGCGGTGCACCGCGCCACCCTCGCCACCGAGGCGGTCACCGTCACGCGGCAGCCGGACGGCCCGACCGTGGTGAAGGTGGACGCCTTCACCAAGGGGGTCGGCGCGCAGGTCGCGGCCGCGGTCCGGGACTCCGACCACGGCGTCCTGCTCGACCTGCGCGGCAACTCCGGCGGCCTGGTCAGCGAGGCGGTCGCCACCGCGTCGGCGTTCCTCGACGGCGGCCTGGTCGCCACCTACGACGTGCACGGGCGGCAGCAGGCGCTCTACGCGGCCGACGGCGGCGACACCTCGGTGCCGCTGGTGGTGCTGGTCGACGGCGGCACGATGAGCGCGGCCGAGATGCTCTCCGGGGCGCTCCAGGACCGGGGCCGCGCGGTGGTGATCGGCTCGCGGACCTTCGGCAAGGGCTCGGTCCAGATGCCCACCACCCTGCCGGACGGCTCGGTGGCCGAGCTGACCGTCGGGCACTACCGGCTGCCGGACGGCCGGACCGTCGACGGCACCGGCATCGCCCCCGACGTCGTGGTCTCCGGCGGGCAGGACCCGGTGGCCGCCAGCCGCGAGGTATTCGCTGGCCTCGGTGCCCCCGGGTAG
- the smpB gene encoding SsrA-binding protein SmpB has protein sequence MAKETGRKIIAQNKKARHDYLILDTYEAGLVLTGTEVKSLRLGRASLVDGFGQLEGGEAYLYNVHIPEYTQGTWTNHAARRKRKMLLHRAEIDKLDQKSQETGHTIVPLALYFKDGRVKVEIALAKGKKEYDKRQTLREKQDRRETDRAVSAARRRQRA, from the coding sequence ATGGCTAAAGAGACGGGTCGCAAGATCATCGCGCAGAACAAGAAGGCGCGGCACGACTACCTCATCCTCGACACGTACGAGGCGGGGCTGGTCCTCACCGGCACCGAGGTGAAGTCGCTGCGGCTGGGCCGCGCGTCGCTGGTGGACGGCTTCGGCCAGCTCGAGGGCGGTGAGGCGTACCTCTACAACGTGCACATCCCCGAGTACACGCAGGGGACGTGGACGAACCACGCGGCGCGCCGCAAGCGAAAGATGCTGCTGCACCGCGCGGAGATCGACAAGCTCGACCAGAAGTCCCAGGAGACCGGGCACACCATCGTGCCGTTGGCGCTGTACTTCAAGGACGGCCGGGTGAAGGTGGAGATCGCCCTCGCCAAGGGCAAGAAGGAGTACGACAAGCGGCAGACGCTGCGGGAGAAGCAGGACCGGCGCGAGACCGACCGCGCGGTGTCCGCGGCGCGGCGCCGGCAGCGCGCCTGA